One part of the Desulfovibrio sp. genome encodes these proteins:
- a CDS encoding nitronate monooxygenase family protein gives MSLPELKIGNLTAKIPVVQGGMGVGISLSGLASAVANQGGIGVIAGAMIGMREPDVAKDPLTANLRALRNEILKARELSNGIIGVNLMVALTTFSQMVRTAIESKADIIFSGAGLPLDMPHHLLQLCEEKKEEFKTKLVPIVSSARAATVIAKKWASRFGYTPDAFVVEGPKAGGHLGFKAEELQDPNHSLETLVPQVVDAAKAMEDKCGRAVPVIAAGGVYTGADIMKFLELGASGVQMGTRFVATHECDADDRFKQSYLSARDEDITIIKSPVGMPGRALGNEFITASREGKKKPFKCVFHCVHTCEQEKTPYCIAQALINAMKGNLERGFAFCGANVARVNKIISVHELMDSLQKEFDEAMNSLSKSVQSMQSRLNLSSK, from the coding sequence ATGTCTCTTCCCGAACTCAAGATAGGTAATCTCACGGCCAAAATTCCCGTGGTACAGGGTGGCATGGGCGTGGGTATTTCTCTTTCCGGCTTAGCGTCGGCTGTTGCCAATCAGGGCGGCATCGGCGTTATCGCCGGAGCCATGATAGGCATGAGAGAGCCTGACGTGGCCAAGGATCCCCTTACCGCCAATCTGCGCGCCCTGCGCAATGAAATACTCAAAGCCCGCGAACTCAGCAACGGTATCATCGGCGTCAACCTTATGGTGGCTCTTACCACCTTCAGCCAGATGGTGCGCACTGCCATCGAAAGCAAGGCCGACATCATTTTTTCTGGCGCTGGCCTTCCCCTCGACATGCCGCATCACCTGTTGCAGCTGTGTGAAGAAAAGAAGGAAGAGTTCAAGACCAAGCTGGTTCCCATTGTTTCTTCGGCCAGAGCCGCTACGGTAATCGCCAAAAAGTGGGCTTCGCGCTTTGGCTACACGCCCGACGCCTTTGTGGTCGAAGGCCCCAAGGCTGGTGGTCATCTTGGCTTCAAGGCCGAGGAACTGCAGGACCCCAACCACTCGCTCGAAACCCTGGTGCCTCAGGTTGTTGATGCCGCCAAGGCCATGGAAGACAAGTGCGGCCGCGCCGTGCCCGTTATCGCCGCTGGCGGCGTGTATACCGGTGCCGACATCATGAAGTTTCTGGAACTGGGCGCTTCTGGCGTGCAGATGGGTACCCGCTTTGTGGCTACCCACGAATGCGATGCCGACGACCGTTTCAAGCAGAGCTATCTCTCTGCGCGTGATGAAGACATCACCATCATCAAGAGCCCGGTGGGCATGCCTGGCCGCGCCCTTGGCAACGAATTCATCACTGCCTCGCGTGAAGGCAAGAAAAAGCCCTTCAAGTGCGTTTTTCACTGCGTGCACACCTGCGAGCAGGAAAAAACGCCCTACTGCATTGCCCAGGCGCTTATCAACGCCATGAAGGGTAACCTTGAAAGGGGCTTTGCGTTCTGCGGTGCCAACGTGGCTCGTGTGAACAAGATCATCTCTGTGCATGAGCTGATGGATAGCCTGCAAAAAGAGTTTGATGAAGCCATGAACTCACTGAGCAAGAGCGTGCAGAGCATGCAGAGCAGGTTGAACCTGAGCTCCAAGTAA
- a CDS encoding pyrimidine dimer DNA glycosylase/endonuclease V yields MRMWMLPPAGMCRKHLLGEHVELHMLLGSLRRGKNIEGFLSGGLVDPQQVFARHQELVAEMARRGFKHSSPLDEHECAILGAAYAGRAAINMAANAKDLCQRCPECSGLMTKT; encoded by the coding sequence ATGCGCATGTGGATGCTGCCACCAGCTGGCATGTGCCGCAAACACCTTTTAGGCGAGCATGTTGAACTGCACATGCTGCTGGGCAGTTTGCGCCGAGGCAAAAATATTGAGGGTTTTCTTTCTGGCGGTCTTGTTGACCCCCAACAGGTTTTCGCCAGACACCAAGAACTGGTGGCAGAAATGGCACGGCGGGGATTCAAGCACTCCTCCCCCCTTGATGAGCACGAGTGCGCGATTCTCGGCGCAGCTTATGCTGGCCGCGCCGCCATAAACATGGCAGCCAATGCAAAGGATCTTTGCCAGCGTTGCCCGGAATGCTCTGGCCTTATGACAAAAACATAA
- a CDS encoding PEP/pyruvate-binding domain-containing protein — MSKSPAAKPAQNKPKVNAPEAVQKKLVLDGAEIVQIGPEAELLVGGKNYNTALISQIQGIQAPHFRAISSIAFHHLLDETKVNGRVVRSVVDREYGRIDWNDPEINQDPDFLQKFVRQLGKQIQQAALAEGEQSHTKLRTFINNIVEGFATSPEGIDQLRKRSVMVQAAILSVEVPHEVSEAVRGAYRAICKENEDDMTPVAVRSSAAGEDSRKKAFAGLQDTYLNMVGEDKVVEAYHWDCASAYNLRSMTYRREAILDALAKAEETGDESIAENAKLEWAIEHTSLSVCMMQMINPVISGTAFSADTATGCRGTDRRELVSIDASYGLGEAVVGGKVTPDKLYVFQRDDGGEVVIRQMGCKDMKIVYDERGGTREVEVSELEALRWALSLSQAERVAQGVRAVSKAYGGIIMDTEFCLDANDKLWFVQARPETRWNDDLELHPHTIFMRRREVDAKAAAEAEVLIEGNGASRGAGQGTVRFLRSALELNKIAKGDVLAAERTDPDMVPGMRVASAIMADVGGDTSHAAITSRELGIAAVIGIQRLDVLRALDGAEVTVDGTRGKIYRGLLPLHLVGGEMDLSKLPSTKTKVGLVLADVGQALFLSRLRNFAQFEVGLLRAEFMLGNISIHPQALEAFDSGELENVVQSKLKELENRLSKVLREQMAAGLIVFNFNLREYVGEVTGLAAEIEALAESNKSLNAEEVLLQHRKMRELDHKVDQHLEMASRRIEVLKTSNDLCDHVRIIMGYDDALALLNPSDPEAAKRTAEIEACVDEQVRRISELPAVTKLLDNINRLREEVSLRSGLKKEMDDLRNLTDKIRGMIKARGFRTGKEHYVQTLAQNLALFAMAFYGKPITYRTTDFKSNEYRNLLGGSLFEHVEDNPMLGYRGVSRNIHDWEVEAFKLARGVYGGSNLRMMLPFVRTLEEARSMRSYLEQVHKLKSGQDGLKIILMSELPSNAILAKQFITEFDGFSIGSNDMTQMVLATDRDNARLSHIYDEEDPAVVWAILVSIFTGQKYAKKVGFCGQGVSNSIILRGLVAIAGITSASVVPDTYYQTVFDIASVEAENHTAADLGKWLASQHHKRLADLMEKTGYGHILKKYKEPQDIQEWYEGELQRRHEQFREHLDTPKEGFYRSELQSFRSTFHKPVIYATWNWDETVEDALHHSGFQNFEEQAKALEYSRTVND; from the coding sequence ATGTCTAAGAGTCCCGCCGCCAAACCTGCGCAGAACAAACCCAAGGTCAACGCGCCTGAGGCAGTTCAGAAAAAATTGGTGCTCGACGGCGCCGAAATTGTGCAGATTGGTCCCGAAGCGGAGTTGCTTGTTGGTGGTAAGAACTACAACACTGCTCTGATCAGCCAGATTCAGGGCATTCAGGCGCCCCATTTCCGTGCTATCTCGTCCATTGCCTTTCATCATCTGCTGGATGAAACAAAGGTCAACGGCAGGGTGGTGCGCAGCGTCGTAGACCGCGAATATGGGCGCATTGACTGGAACGACCCGGAAATCAACCAGGATCCGGACTTCTTGCAGAAGTTCGTGCGTCAGCTCGGCAAGCAGATTCAGCAGGCCGCGCTGGCGGAAGGTGAGCAGTCGCACACCAAGCTGCGTACCTTTATCAACAATATAGTCGAAGGCTTCGCCACCTCGCCAGAGGGCATCGACCAGCTGCGCAAGCGCTCGGTTATGGTGCAGGCGGCCATTTTGTCTGTCGAGGTTCCCCACGAGGTTTCTGAAGCGGTGCGCGGTGCCTATCGCGCCATCTGCAAAGAAAACGAAGACGACATGACCCCCGTGGCCGTGCGTTCTTCGGCCGCTGGTGAAGACTCGCGCAAGAAGGCCTTTGCCGGTCTTCAGGATACCTACCTTAATATGGTGGGTGAAGATAAGGTAGTGGAAGCCTACCACTGGGACTGCGCTTCTGCCTACAACCTGCGTTCCATGACCTACCGCCGCGAGGCCATCCTCGATGCGCTGGCCAAGGCCGAGGAAACCGGCGACGAAAGCATTGCTGAAAACGCCAAGCTTGAGTGGGCCATTGAGCACACCTCGCTTTCTGTCTGCATGATGCAGATGATCAACCCTGTCATTTCGGGTACGGCCTTCTCGGCCGACACCGCCACGGGTTGCCGTGGTACTGACCGCCGCGAGCTGGTCAGCATCGACGCCAGCTACGGCCTCGGCGAGGCTGTGGTGGGCGGCAAGGTTACCCCCGACAAGCTTTATGTCTTCCAGCGCGACGACGGTGGCGAAGTTGTCATTCGTCAGATGGGCTGCAAGGACATGAAGATTGTCTATGACGAACGCGGCGGTACCCGCGAGGTTGAAGTATCCGAGCTTGAGGCTCTGCGCTGGGCGCTGTCGCTCAGCCAGGCCGAACGCGTTGCCCAGGGTGTGCGTGCGGTAAGCAAGGCTTACGGCGGCATCATCATGGATACGGAATTCTGCCTTGATGCCAACGACAAGCTCTGGTTCGTGCAGGCGCGGCCCGAAACCCGCTGGAATGACGACCTTGAGCTGCATCCCCATACCATCTTCATGCGCCGCCGCGAGGTTGACGCCAAGGCCGCAGCCGAAGCCGAAGTGCTGATTGAAGGCAATGGTGCTTCACGCGGCGCTGGTCAGGGCACTGTGCGCTTCCTGCGTTCTGCCCTTGAGCTGAACAAGATCGCCAAGGGCGACGTGCTGGCCGCCGAGCGTACCGACCCGGACATGGTTCCCGGCATGCGCGTGGCTTCGGCCATTATGGCAGATGTGGGCGGCGACACCAGCCACGCAGCCATTACCTCGCGCGAGCTTGGTATTGCCGCTGTTATCGGTATTCAGCGTCTTGACGTGCTGCGTGCCCTCGACGGTGCAGAAGTGACCGTTGACGGTACCCGCGGCAAGATCTATCGCGGCCTTTTGCCCCTGCACCTTGTGGGCGGCGAAATGGACCTTTCCAAGCTGCCTTCTACCAAAACCAAGGTTGGCCTTGTGCTGGCCGACGTGGGTCAGGCGCTGTTCCTCTCGCGTCTGCGCAACTTTGCGCAGTTCGAAGTGGGCCTGTTGCGTGCGGAATTCATGCTGGGCAACATCAGCATCCATCCGCAGGCGCTGGAAGCCTTTGACAGCGGCGAACTTGAAAACGTGGTTCAGAGCAAGCTGAAAGAGCTCGAAAACCGCCTTTCCAAGGTGCTGCGCGAGCAGATGGCCGCCGGTCTTATTGTGTTCAACTTCAACCTGCGTGAATACGTGGGCGAAGTTACCGGTCTTGCCGCCGAAATTGAAGCTCTTGCCGAATCCAACAAGAGCCTCAACGCAGAAGAAGTGCTGTTGCAGCACCGCAAGATGCGCGAGCTTGATCACAAGGTTGACCAGCACCTCGAAATGGCCTCGCGCCGCATTGAAGTGCTCAAGACCTCCAATGATTTGTGCGACCATGTGCGCATCATCATGGGCTACGACGACGCTCTTGCCCTGCTGAATCCCTCTGATCCTGAAGCCGCCAAGCGCACAGCCGAAATCGAAGCCTGCGTTGACGAACAGGTGCGCCGCATCAGCGAACTGCCCGCTGTCACCAAGCTGCTTGATAATATCAACCGCCTGCGTGAAGAAGTGAGCCTGCGTTCCGGCCTCAAAAAAGAAATGGACGACCTGCGCAACCTTACGGACAAAATCCGCGGCATGATCAAGGCCCGTGGTTTCCGTACCGGTAAGGAACACTACGTCCAGACCCTGGCCCAGAACCTTGCGCTGTTTGCCATGGCCTTCTACGGCAAGCCCATTACTTACCGTACCACAGACTTCAAGAGCAACGAATACCGCAACCTGCTTGGTGGCAGCCTTTTCGAACATGTCGAAGACAACCCCATGCTTGGCTACCGCGGCGTTTCGCGCAATATTCACGACTGGGAAGTCGAAGCCTTCAAGCTGGCCCGCGGCGTGTATGGCGGCTCCAACCTGCGCATGATGCTTCCCTTTGTGCGTACGCTGGAAGAAGCCCGCTCCATGCGCAGCTACCTTGAGCAGGTTCACAAGCTCAAGAGCGGTCAGGACGGCCTCAAGATCATCCTCATGTCCGAGCTGCCTTCCAACGCCATTCTGGCCAAGCAGTTCATCACGGAATTCGATGGTTTCTCCATCGGCTCCAACGACATGACCCAGATGGTGCTGGCTACCGACCGCGATAACGCGCGTCTGTCCCACATCTACGACGAAGAAGATCCGGCGGTTGTCTGGGCCATTCTGGTCAGCATCTTCACCGGCCAGAAGTACGCCAAGAAAGTGGGCTTCTGCGGTCAGGGCGTGTCCAACAGCATTATCCTGCGCGGTCTGGTTGCCATTGCCGGCATCACCTCCGCCTCGGTTGTGCCCGATACGTACTATCAGACCGTGTTCGACATCGCCTCTGTGGAAGCGGAAAACCATACTGCCGCCGACCTCGGCAAATGGCTTGCCTCGCAGCACCACAAGCGCCTTGCTGACCTGATGGAAAAGACCGGTTACGGTCATATCCTCAAGAAGTACAAGGAACCCCAGGATATTCAGGAATGGTACGAAGGCGAGTTGCAGCGTCGGCACGAACAGTTCCGCGAGCACCTCGACACTCCCAAGGAAGGCTTCTACCGTTCCGAGCTTCAGAGCTTCCGTTCCACCTTCCACAAGCCTGTGATCTATGCCACCTGGAACTGGGACGAAACAGTAGAGGATGCCCTGCATCACTCTGGGTTCCAGAACTTCGAGGAACAGGCCAAGGCCCTCGAATACTCCCGCACGGTCAACGACTAG